One stretch of Glycine soja cultivar W05 chromosome 7, ASM419377v2, whole genome shotgun sequence DNA includes these proteins:
- the LOC114420354 gene encoding uncharacterized protein LOC114420354 — MLTKKNRYIHSDTIVMEGNCSAFIQRILPPKHKDPRSVTIPCSIGEVVVGKALIDLGASINLRPLSMCQRLREIEIMPTCMTLQLADRSITRPYGVIEDVLVKVKH; from the coding sequence atgCTGACAAAGAAGAACCGGTACATACACAGTGACACAATAGTtatggaaggaaattgtagtgcttTCATTCAACGCATCCTTCCCCCGAAGCATAAGGATCCCAGAAGTGTCACTATACCGTGTTCCATTGGTGAGGTTGTTGTGGGtaaagctctcatagacttgggagctagtatcaatttaAGGCCTCTCTCCATGTGCCAACGACTtagagagatagagataatgccCACATGCATGACCCTTCAGTTGGCTGATCGCTCCATCACAAGACCATATGGAGTGATCGAAGACGTTTTGGTTAAGGTCAAACATTAA